A window from Lactiplantibacillus pentosus encodes these proteins:
- a CDS encoding Na+/H+ antiporter, whose product MQTVFLVLLLVAAVVVANAVYARFNQVPVAFLQIGAGLILSLIPLYQDFELEPEIFLFVIISILMFNDGQNTNVRKLSHQFGTTLSLAVVLAIVTIFIVGILTHQLIPEFSLALALALGAIITPTDAVAVSSITTKVAIPDEVMTTLENESLFNDASGIVAFNLAIAAIVTGQFSVWHGITNFLYVFVGGIIVGLVLGYVIVAIRIMLINMRVDTPSVIVPYTLLTPFVVYFLAESLGVSGILAVVATGLIHGVQSDRLRLTTSRLQIVMSTTWSIVASILNGIVFVLLGVSLPSVIKHLQQRDTGSVAVLIGLGVLLYLVMTLVRFFWTRFDLARIRAWDTHEKTRNAFVMGLSGVHGTITLAMAFSLPLTLNGSAFPYRNDIIFVAAVVILTSLLVPTILLPLTLPKQTVKVTEEELASAKAEMVTHAIQLMQARHGNNVGTGKVIEILSGQRTLDGRPKRSELSQLFDATFDVEQQTINQMVDRDEITPQAADKYMRLASQTRLQNQQTFFKRFKLFFRFAMVKWSLTKKARARRKAFRQYHARHGQERSELMSRHREMWQQMRAIEQQPYAAVLAYLSKTITAENQQAIGIVRRAYDERHRRLSGERDLQDVQNELLIEAFQLEYNFIQTQLANKTYSAELGNQLYEQISTDQLVYLQSVNTD is encoded by the coding sequence GTGCAAACTGTTTTCTTAGTGCTACTCCTCGTCGCGGCTGTCGTCGTGGCAAATGCCGTCTATGCACGCTTTAATCAAGTCCCGGTCGCCTTTTTGCAAATTGGGGCCGGATTAATTTTGTCATTAATTCCGTTATATCAAGACTTCGAGCTGGAACCGGAAATATTCTTATTTGTGATTATTTCGATTCTCATGTTCAATGACGGGCAAAATACGAACGTCCGTAAGTTGAGTCACCAATTTGGGACGACCTTGTCGTTAGCGGTCGTGTTGGCGATCGTCACGATTTTCATTGTCGGGATACTGACGCACCAACTGATTCCAGAGTTTTCATTAGCACTGGCGTTAGCCTTGGGTGCAATTATTACGCCGACCGATGCCGTGGCCGTTTCATCGATTACGACTAAGGTGGCGATTCCTGATGAAGTCATGACGACGCTGGAAAATGAGTCGCTCTTTAACGATGCTTCCGGTATCGTGGCCTTTAATCTGGCGATTGCCGCCATTGTGACGGGCCAATTTTCCGTCTGGCACGGAATTACGAATTTTTTATACGTCTTTGTTGGCGGAATTATCGTTGGCTTGGTATTGGGATACGTCATCGTCGCCATCCGAATCATGTTGATCAATATGCGTGTGGACACGCCGTCGGTCATTGTGCCTTACACGTTACTGACACCATTTGTCGTCTACTTCTTAGCTGAATCTCTCGGCGTTTCTGGCATCTTGGCCGTGGTGGCGACTGGTTTGATTCATGGCGTGCAATCGGATCGGTTACGGCTGACGACTTCGCGACTTCAAATCGTGATGTCGACGACCTGGTCGATTGTCGCTAGTATTTTAAACGGAATCGTGTTCGTATTGTTAGGCGTGTCGCTGCCGAGCGTTATCAAACATTTACAACAGCGTGATACCGGGTCAGTGGCCGTATTAATCGGCTTAGGAGTTCTACTATATCTAGTGATGACCCTGGTGCGGTTCTTCTGGACACGGTTTGATTTGGCCCGTATTCGTGCTTGGGATACGCACGAAAAGACCCGTAATGCGTTTGTGATGGGGCTCAGTGGGGTGCACGGGACGATTACACTGGCGATGGCCTTCTCATTGCCACTAACACTCAACGGCAGTGCGTTTCCATACCGCAATGACATTATTTTCGTTGCCGCCGTCGTTATTTTGACCAGCCTGCTGGTACCGACGATCTTGTTACCGCTGACGCTACCGAAGCAAACCGTTAAAGTGACGGAAGAAGAGTTAGCATCAGCCAAAGCGGAGATGGTCACTCATGCGATTCAACTGATGCAGGCGCGCCACGGCAATAACGTCGGTACGGGTAAGGTGATTGAAATCCTATCTGGGCAGCGGACGCTGGATGGCCGGCCAAAACGGTCAGAATTGTCGCAGCTCTTCGATGCCACGTTTGATGTTGAACAGCAGACCATCAATCAAATGGTCGACCGCGATGAAATTACGCCTCAAGCGGCAGATAAATACATGCGCTTGGCGAGTCAGACACGGCTCCAGAATCAGCAAACCTTTTTCAAGCGGTTTAAATTATTTTTCCGGTTTGCAATGGTCAAATGGTCGCTAACCAAGAAGGCCCGGGCTCGCCGTAAAGCCTTCCGTCAGTACCATGCGCGCCATGGTCAAGAACGCTCAGAATTGATGTCGCGTCATCGCGAAATGTGGCAACAGATGCGTGCGATTGAACAACAACCATATGCTGCAGTGCTGGCCTATCTCTCAAAGACGATCACTGCCGAAAACCAGCAAGCTATCGGTATCGTCCGTCGAGCCTACGATGAACGGCATCGACGCTTGTCGGGAGAACGGGACTTGCAAGATGTTCAAAATGAATTATTAATTGAAGCCTTTCAGCTGGAATACAACTTTATTCAGACCCAGTTGGCCAATAAGACGTATAGCGCTGAACTGGGCAATCAGTTATATGAACAAATCTCAACTGACCAGTTAGTTTACTTACAATCGGTGAATACCGATTAG
- a CDS encoding cysteine hydrolase family protein: MATNQALLIIDYTNDFVADDGALTCGKPGQALAPTIVQLAETMANNGDWVLLPTDVHTPNDPYHPESRLFPPHNVRNTWGRELYGPLKTWFDKHQADDQVWQFDKTRYSSFAGTDLDLRLRERHVDTLHLVGVCTDICVLHTAVDAYNLGYQLVIHQDAVASFDADGHEWALRHFKNSLGAKVV, from the coding sequence ATGGCAACCAATCAAGCGTTACTCATTATTGATTATACCAACGACTTTGTGGCCGACGACGGGGCCTTAACTTGTGGCAAACCGGGACAGGCGCTCGCGCCGACCATTGTTCAACTTGCTGAAACAATGGCCAACAATGGTGACTGGGTGTTGCTCCCAACCGACGTCCACACGCCTAACGACCCGTACCATCCGGAAAGTCGCCTCTTTCCACCGCATAACGTTCGCAACACCTGGGGTCGTGAACTGTATGGCCCCTTGAAGACTTGGTTCGATAAGCATCAAGCCGATGATCAAGTCTGGCAATTCGACAAGACCCGTTATAGCTCGTTTGCTGGGACCGATTTGGACTTACGATTGCGCGAACGCCACGTCGATACGCTGCACTTAGTTGGTGTCTGCACCGATATTTGCGTGCTACACACTGCCGTCGATGCTTACAATTTAGGCTATCAGCTCGTGATTCATCAAGACGCTGTCGCTAGTTTTGATGCGGATGGACACGAATGGGCCTTACGTCACTTTAAAAACAGTCTGGGCGCCAAAGTTGTTTAG
- a CDS encoding ATP-binding cassette domain-containing protein: MATLTLKNVAYKHNQRQILQDVQLVLSAGKIVGLLGENGAGKTTLMRLIMGTAKGRGEIRVNGEAGVVARKQHISFTDHLSGFSTGMKLEQIAKFYASVYPDFDTTRYQEMVAFLELDAQQKLGELSKGTREKLIIALTLSRQAAVYLLDEPFSGIDSMSRKKIINSIIKWTPDEAILLISDHYVSEIAPILDEIVVVKDQTITLHQATDEIRDRYGIELEDYYEQLYTGGATDDK; encoded by the coding sequence ATGGCAACATTGACGCTTAAAAATGTCGCGTACAAGCACAATCAACGGCAGATTTTACAAGATGTACAATTAGTACTTTCAGCAGGAAAAATCGTCGGCTTGTTAGGTGAAAACGGTGCTGGGAAGACGACTCTGATGCGGCTCATCATGGGAACGGCGAAAGGCCGCGGTGAGATTCGGGTCAACGGTGAAGCTGGCGTGGTTGCCCGTAAACAACACATCAGTTTTACGGACCACCTCAGCGGATTTAGTACCGGCATGAAATTAGAACAGATTGCGAAATTTTATGCCAGTGTTTATCCAGACTTCGATACAACTCGGTATCAGGAAATGGTGGCGTTCTTGGAACTCGACGCTCAACAGAAATTAGGCGAGTTGTCCAAGGGGACCCGAGAAAAGCTGATTATTGCGCTGACGCTGAGTCGTCAGGCGGCCGTTTATTTACTGGACGAGCCATTCAGTGGTATCGACAGCATGAGTCGTAAGAAAATCATCAACAGTATTATTAAGTGGACCCCTGATGAAGCCATTCTGCTCATCAGCGACCACTATGTCAGTGAAATTGCGCCGATCTTAGACGAAATCGTGGTCGTCAAAGACCAAACGATCACGTTGCATCAGGCGACTGATGAAATTCGTGATCGGTATGGCATCGAATTAGAAGACTATTATGAACAGTTGTATACGGGAGGTGCGACGGATGACAAATAG
- a CDS encoding GntR family transcriptional regulator: MKFDDKVPIYYQIKQHMYHEMIDGSLPPGAKLPAVRQLAVDLTVNVNTVQRALSEMIAEGTLTSQRGKGNFVTDDPEKIARLQSELVTEQLALAYQQLHALNLNDADIIQRMQRYIEQREDDANGNIDA; encoded by the coding sequence TTGAAATTCGATGACAAGGTGCCGATTTACTATCAAATCAAGCAACACATGTATCATGAAATGATTGACGGGTCATTGCCACCGGGGGCTAAGTTGCCTGCGGTTCGGCAATTGGCGGTAGATTTGACCGTTAATGTCAATACGGTTCAACGGGCCCTCAGTGAGATGATTGCAGAGGGAACGCTGACGTCACAGCGTGGTAAAGGTAATTTTGTGACGGATGACCCAGAGAAGATTGCCCGATTACAATCGGAATTAGTGACCGAGCAGTTAGCACTAGCTTATCAGCAGTTGCATGCTTTGAATTTGAATGATGCCGACATCATTCAGCGCATGCAACGATATATTGAACAGCGGGAGGATGACGCAAATGGCAACATTGACGCTTAA
- a CDS encoding bacteriocin immunity protein, which yields MLKNENAIALTRAIDVAYSDPEVRAIPELSEALAKAAQDLDCVMDHHQVASRLNHLLTTWGSNHSRGPAVLDQLYLVTLQDGVDVPCQVPYQRG from the coding sequence ATGTTAAAAAATGAAAATGCCATCGCTTTGACTCGGGCAATCGACGTGGCGTACAGTGATCCTGAAGTACGTGCAATTCCTGAATTATCTGAAGCCTTAGCTAAAGCCGCACAGGATTTGGATTGCGTGATGGATCATCATCAAGTTGCCAGCCGGTTGAACCACTTATTAACCACCTGGGGCAGCAATCATTCTCGGGGACCCGCTGTCTTAGACCAGCTCTACCTTGTCACCTTACAAGATGGCGTCGATGTCCCATGTCAAGTGCCATACCAGCGGGGCTAA
- a CDS encoding alpha/beta hydrolase — MKKWWITLAVLVVLVAGGLIGAGSYFYHVAIARGDKSFVTQSTKLSKKSQVYHEKYWYLHTAKQTWTIESHNHLRLVAWYIPAKKSTKTVVLAHGFAGNKSLMGAWAGMYHELGYNVLVPDSRASGASQGQAVGYGWLERRDDLQWARTVVKRTATKQIVMSGISMGAAGMTMASGERQIPQIKAYVVDSPFTSADAIISYQAGQLYHLPAFPLVNVTSLITKLRAGYSFKEADAVAQIRKNRLPIMIISGTKDDFVPTRMGKQLYRNAHQPKRLWLVKGAGHTTAITQNYQRYKRHIASFLAQYVD, encoded by the coding sequence GTGAAAAAGTGGTGGATAACGCTAGCTGTGCTGGTGGTGTTAGTTGCTGGTGGCTTAATTGGTGCGGGGAGTTATTTTTATCACGTTGCGATTGCCAGGGGCGACAAATCGTTCGTGACTCAGAGTACGAAATTATCGAAAAAGAGTCAGGTCTATCATGAAAAATATTGGTATTTACATACGGCGAAACAAACGTGGACAATTGAATCGCATAATCATTTGCGATTAGTCGCGTGGTACATTCCCGCCAAAAAATCGACCAAAACGGTGGTGCTGGCACACGGATTTGCCGGTAATAAATCATTGATGGGTGCTTGGGCAGGGATGTATCATGAGCTCGGCTATAATGTCCTAGTTCCCGATTCACGTGCGAGCGGTGCCAGTCAGGGGCAAGCGGTCGGCTATGGTTGGCTCGAGCGGCGAGATGATTTGCAATGGGCCCGAACCGTCGTCAAACGGACGGCAACCAAGCAAATCGTGATGAGTGGAATTAGTATGGGCGCAGCTGGAATGACCATGGCGAGTGGTGAGCGGCAGATTCCACAGATCAAAGCGTACGTGGTGGATAGTCCGTTTACCAGTGCGGATGCCATTATCAGCTATCAAGCGGGCCAGTTGTATCACTTGCCGGCATTTCCATTGGTCAACGTGACGAGTCTGATTACCAAATTACGCGCGGGCTATAGTTTCAAAGAAGCGGACGCGGTCGCACAAATTCGTAAGAACCGGTTGCCGATTATGATTATCAGTGGCACGAAGGATGATTTTGTGCCGACCCGCATGGGTAAACAACTGTATCGCAACGCGCATCAGCCCAAGCGACTCTGGCTTGTCAAAGGCGCAGGGCACACGACTGCGATTACTCAGAATTATCAACGGTATAAGCGTCACATCGCTAGTTTCTTAGCACAATATGTCGATTGA
- a CDS encoding M3 family oligoendopeptidase encodes MHYSETWDLDSIFAGGIDSPALAEKMTTIKQQLTTTADVLVHWRAAADTPDADWFTQLVNNLQAIQAGIDQATVFVVAYQSAHADDTKAAPRLNQLYQLDNQLDNLLTRFKKQLVKLDANTFKALIKQPALAPLAFNLTEMRQQGLALLDDDTEALINSLALDGFQGWSDHYDTLVSAIKVPYTDETGQTTQLSAGQAQNMLAAAMPNEQRAQLMRNWEAAWQAHAAPFADTLNHLAGFRLANYRAHGTDDFLKKPLELNRMSRATLDTMYQVVADSKHLLLSYLQRKAQLLGKSQLDWQDIEAPLALGEVPSQTYDQAADFVIKNFQQFSPKMGALAKHALENRWVEAENRPNKRPGGYMENLPETHESRIFMTFTGSPNDTATLAHELGHAFHGSVIQDLPLWRQDYAMNVAETASTFAELIVADASVKAADDTKAKLTLLDAKMQNPLAMFLDIRARYLFETRFYEARQHGIVTPDELSQLMLNAQQEAYGNALSTYHPMFWASKLHFYIDDVPFYNFPYTFGYLFSLGIYAQAKTQPDFEDRYIALLRDTANMSTEDLAAKHLNVDLTKPAFWQAGVALIKRDIDEFMALSAPLI; translated from the coding sequence ATGCACTATTCAGAAACGTGGGATCTAGACAGCATTTTTGCCGGTGGCATCGATTCACCCGCATTAGCTGAAAAGATGACTACGATCAAACAACAATTAACCACGACTGCCGACGTTCTCGTTCATTGGCGGGCCGCAGCCGATACGCCGGATGCGGATTGGTTCACCCAACTCGTCAACAACTTGCAAGCGATTCAAGCCGGCATTGACCAAGCCACGGTCTTCGTTGTCGCCTACCAGTCTGCACACGCTGACGATACCAAGGCAGCGCCCCGACTGAATCAACTCTACCAACTCGACAATCAGCTGGATAATCTCTTGACACGCTTCAAAAAACAACTCGTGAAGTTGGATGCCAACACCTTTAAAGCACTCATCAAACAGCCGGCCCTAGCACCACTGGCTTTCAATCTCACTGAAATGCGCCAGCAAGGGTTAGCACTTTTAGATGACGATACAGAAGCCTTGATCAACAGCTTGGCCTTAGATGGTTTTCAAGGTTGGAGCGACCACTACGACACGCTGGTCAGTGCGATCAAGGTACCTTATACGGATGAAACTGGTCAGACGACGCAACTTTCAGCCGGGCAGGCCCAAAATATGTTAGCCGCTGCCATGCCAAACGAACAGCGCGCGCAATTGATGCGTAATTGGGAAGCGGCTTGGCAAGCGCACGCGGCCCCGTTTGCCGACACCCTGAACCACTTAGCAGGCTTTCGTCTGGCAAATTATCGCGCACACGGTACCGATGACTTTTTGAAAAAGCCACTCGAATTAAACCGCATGAGCCGTGCGACGCTGGATACGATGTACCAAGTCGTCGCCGACAGCAAGCACCTGTTACTCAGCTACTTGCAACGTAAAGCGCAACTCTTAGGCAAGTCACAATTGGACTGGCAAGATATCGAAGCCCCGCTCGCCTTAGGGGAAGTACCAAGTCAGACTTATGACCAAGCTGCCGACTTCGTGATTAAGAATTTCCAGCAGTTCAGCCCTAAGATGGGAGCGCTCGCTAAACACGCCCTAGAAAATCGGTGGGTCGAAGCCGAGAATCGGCCGAACAAGCGTCCCGGCGGCTACATGGAAAACTTGCCTGAAACTCACGAATCCCGCATCTTCATGACGTTCACTGGCTCGCCCAACGACACGGCAACGCTCGCGCACGAACTTGGACACGCCTTTCATGGTAGCGTGATTCAGGATTTACCACTCTGGCGTCAGGATTATGCGATGAACGTCGCAGAGACGGCCTCAACTTTTGCAGAACTAATCGTTGCCGACGCGAGCGTTAAAGCCGCGGATGACACCAAAGCCAAGTTGACCTTGCTCGATGCTAAAATGCAAAACCCGCTTGCGATGTTCTTGGATATTCGCGCTCGATACTTGTTCGAGACCCGCTTCTATGAAGCCCGGCAACACGGCATCGTCACGCCAGACGAACTCTCACAGTTGATGCTGAACGCACAACAAGAAGCGTACGGCAACGCTTTGAGTACTTATCATCCAATGTTTTGGGCCAGCAAGTTACATTTCTACATCGACGACGTCCCGTTTTATAATTTTCCTTATACCTTTGGCTACCTCTTCAGCCTTGGAATTTACGCACAGGCGAAGACCCAACCGGACTTTGAAGACCGCTACATCGCTCTACTACGGGATACGGCCAACATGTCGACCGAGGACTTAGCTGCCAAGCACCTCAATGTGGACTTGACTAAGCCCGCGTTCTGGCAAGCTGGCGTCGCCCTAATCAAACGGGATATTGATGAATTTATGGCCCTATCTGCACCGCTAATCTAA
- a CDS encoding helix-turn-helix domain-containing protein: MFPERLRALRRGQKMTLAQLATALNQMPAAEQTTRKNTAAQIGNWERNLRTPSYLEVRKLAEFFNVTTDYLSGKSDQEEYDLGRIFLSGKPLTFNQEQLSSEDRYELFQLMDGYLHGRQHRATTDVVGQEELDLHFDD, encoded by the coding sequence ATGTTTCCAGAACGTTTACGCGCCCTTCGACGAGGGCAAAAAATGACCCTGGCCCAACTCGCGACCGCGCTCAATCAGATGCCCGCCGCCGAACAGACGACCCGCAAAAATACCGCAGCTCAAATCGGCAACTGGGAACGTAATTTACGGACCCCTTCCTACCTAGAAGTTCGTAAATTAGCCGAGTTTTTTAACGTCACCACTGACTATCTATCAGGAAAATCGGACCAAGAAGAATACGACCTCGGACGAATCTTTTTATCTGGCAAACCACTGACGTTCAACCAGGAACAACTGTCCAGTGAAGACCGTTACGAATTATTTCAACTGATGGACGGCTACTTACATGGCCGTCAACACCGGGCCACGACGGACGTGGTCGGTCAGGAAGAATTAGATCTACATTTCGATGACTAG
- a CDS encoding DUF6483 family protein, giving the protein MQDESDWLMRQLRAFATGLGYTLSRRKGGETQVVFPELQDKPLPHQVELTQLIDKHAYAQAADRLLVLQYAMMASEFLKLGIWFYATLNRFDDQNLASGGISRASLVAGLAQLKQLDL; this is encoded by the coding sequence ATGCAAGATGAAAGTGATTGGTTGATGCGGCAGTTGCGCGCATTTGCGACGGGGCTGGGATACACTTTGAGTCGTCGTAAGGGTGGTGAGACCCAAGTCGTCTTTCCAGAGTTACAAGATAAACCGTTACCGCACCAAGTCGAACTGACACAATTAATCGACAAGCACGCCTATGCGCAAGCCGCAGACCGGTTGCTAGTGTTACAATACGCCATGATGGCCTCAGAATTCTTGAAGTTAGGCATCTGGTTCTACGCGACACTCAACCGATTTGATGACCAGAACCTCGCCAGCGGGGGAATATCGCGGGCGTCACTGGTAGCGGGATTAGCACAGTTGAAGCAGTTAGATTTATAA
- a CDS encoding LasU family protein yields MIHRRLIAGPTFILGLVWLIGYGLQRAHSGIGGAWSAYAFTGLILYTILATFITSLADAYQGNHARTKAEKHFYGYMCTLSVILTITAIYWMAHN; encoded by the coding sequence ATGATTCATCGACGATTAATTGCCGGACCGACGTTTATTTTAGGCCTGGTTTGGTTGATTGGTTACGGCCTACAACGGGCCCACAGCGGAATTGGTGGTGCTTGGAGTGCCTACGCGTTTACAGGGCTGATTCTGTACACGATTCTGGCAACGTTCATCACCAGCTTGGCGGATGCGTACCAGGGAAACCACGCGCGGACGAAGGCTGAAAAACACTTTTACGGCTATATGTGTACGTTATCCGTGATTTTAACGATCACAGCGATATACTGGATGGCGCATAATTAG